The sequence AGTCTggggggcccctcactcccgactcgcagcacCCTGggactccatccctgccccccccagctctgcgggtgcccctcactcctgacccgcagccccctgccaacccagccctgggctctgcccctccagctgcgctggcgcccgcagccccgcTGTGACATGGGGCAGGAAGTCAGGCTCTGATCAGCTGTTCACTGCTGTGGTTTGGCCACTGGCTCACACTGCAGGGACCGAGTGGAAACGTTCTCAGCCGGTTTCTCTCCctggagccccccggggagtcaCAGCTGCCAGAGGCCCCCCCAGAGGGTAGGTGACCAGTCCTCAGGCCAGCCCCCCAGCAGGAGGCGGGCTCAGTCTATGGGGACTCCTGGGCCCTCACACTCTGCTGGGGCTGATGGTGGGTGCGGGGTGGTTtagtgctgggggcggggagtgaTGAGCTGGGCTGAGATCGGACAGACTCATTCCACACGTGCACCATGAAGAGACttccgccctggggccgggggggagccggTGCCCGCTAGAGGGGAcagggccctgccccattccccgcccccccgagccagcccatccctgccctggggccgggtgggagccggcgtccccagaggggacaggcccctgtcccattccccacccccctgagccagccagtccccgccctggggccgggggggagccggcgacccccagaggggacaggcccctgccccattccccgcccccccgagccagcccatccctgccctggggccgggggggagccggcgacccccagaggggacaggcccctgccccgctgagccagccagtccctgccctggggccgggtgggagccggcgccccccagaggggacaggcccctgtcccattccccaccccgctgagccagccagtccctgccctggggctgggtgggagccggcgcccgcTAGAGGggacgggcccctgccccactccccgccccgctgaaccagccagtccccaccctgaTGGAGgtcctagaggggacaggcctcACTCCCCAACCCCATGACTTTAGCTGCTGTTATTACAGGAAACCGTTTTATCTGCCCAGCTCACCAGAAAATAGCAGCAGGAAGTTCCCAAGATACAGCCTAGATTGTGACATCAACCATCCAGCTCGCTGCTCTCACccatcagcccccactcccctcccagagctgggcagagaacccaggagtcctggctcccagcccccactgctctaacccaccagcccccactcccctcccagagctgggcagagaacccaggagtcctggctcccagccccccctgctctaacccaccagcccccactctcctcccagagccggggagagaacccaggagttctggctcccagccccccctgctctaacccaccagcccccactctcctcccagagccggggagagaacccaggagttctggctcccagccccccctgctctaacccaccagcccccacttccagaactggggagagaaccACTGGTCTcggtggtggcaggtgacagaacaaggagcaatgggctcaggttgcaggggggcaggtctagggtggatattaggaaacactgtttccctaggcgggtggtgaagcactgggatgggttccctagggagggggtgggatctccacccttagaggtttttaaggtcaggcttgacagagccctggctgggatgattgagttggggttggtcctgcgttggactagacacctcctgaggtcccgtccagccCTGAGCTTCTAggagagaactcaggagtcctggcttcccttGTTCTAACCCACTGATCCCAATGGCCTCAGggagccaggaaaagaacccaggagtcctgactcccagtccagctTCCCTCCCATAAAACCAATTTGAAACCCCGGCCCCTCTTTGAATGGTTTCAGCTGGGCTAAGGGTGGGGCACACCTGGCCATCACCCCCCTCTGGGAAATGTCCTTATAAGGAGTGGGAGAGGGGCCCAGCTTTACCgtcaggaggtggggctgggggctataAAAGGTCAGTCCCAAGGCCAGGGGCTGTAAGACAGACTGAAGGTAGGAATTGGGAGGGAGTCATTcctgggtcgggagtgaggggcactggcaggggctgtgggttgggagtgaggggcaggggcataattggggggccagggctgggctagcaggggctgtgggtggggagtgaggggcactggcagggctgggcttgcaggggctgtgggtggggagtgaggggcactggcagggctgggctagcaggggttgtgggtggggagtgaggggcacaggcagggctgggctagcaggggctgtgggttgggagtgaggggtatGGGCAGAaatggggggacagggctgggctagcaggggctgtgggtcagcagtgaggggcacaggcaggcctaggctggcaggggctgtgggttggaagtgaggggcgggggcagggctgggcttgcaggggctgtgggtggggagtgaggggcactggcagggctgggctagcaggggttgtgggtggggagtgaggggcactggcagggctgggctagcaggggctgtgggtcagcagtgaggggcacaggctggccttggctggctggggctgtgggttggacgtgtggggcgggggcagggctgggctggcaggggcgggggggggggagtgaggggcactggcagggctgggctagcaggggttgtgggtggggagtgaggggcactggcagggctgggctagcaggggctgtgggttgggagtgaggggtatGGGCAGAaatggggggacagggctgggctagcaggggctgtgggtcagcagtgaggggcacaggcaggcctaggctggcaggggctgtgggtcggaagtgagggcggggcagggctgggcttgcaggggctgtgggtggggagtgaggggcaccggcagggctgggggcaggggctgtgggtggggagtgaggggcaccggcagggctgggggggggccggggctgtgggtggggagtgaggggcaccggcagggctggggggggcaggggctgtgggtggggagtgaggggcaccggcagggccgggctggcaggggctgtgggtggggagtgaggggcacaggcaggggtgggggcagggctgggctggcaggggctgtgggtcgggagtgaggggcacaggcaggggcgggggcagggctgggctggcaggggctgtgggtcgggagtgaggggcacccccagctctaaccagctctgtgcccccagcccccgctgcctGGACCCCGTGACATGGCTGAGGACCCAGATGGTAGCAGGGCCCCCCTACTTCCAGGCACGGCGGAGTCCCCTGTGCACCCTGCCCTGAGCTGTAAGtgtggggccccctgggggctcttgggggtgggggggcaggggctcccTGACCCCCTCGCCTGCCCCTAACCCCGGGTCTCTCTCTTGCAGTCCTGGGGAAGGTGGTGCTTTCGGCGCTGCCCATTGCCAGCATTGCCATCGGTGAGTGTCCGGCGCTGACCTGACCCCGTGGGGGGGGCCCGTGGGCCGGGGCTGCCCTGGGCACtgaccccccctctctccccaccccaggagccGTGTACCTGGGCCAGTGCCCccgccagcacctcctgccctatTACCTGCTGGTGGGGGGCAGCACggtgctgctgttcctgctgctgaGCTGCCTGCCCTGCGGCGATGGGACGGACCCCCCCCAGCTGAGCCCCGGCGCCCGCGGCTGGAGGGCGCTTCTCCTGCTCTTCCTCTTCGCGTGGTTCATCGCTGGTGAGCGCCCCCGggacccctccttcctcccagggagggGCTGAGCCCCGCCTGGCTCCCACGGCCCCCTTTCCCCAAGGGCTGCGCTCCCTGGGTTTAACCCTAGGGCACTGGCTCCCCACGCCCTGccttggggcggggccaggggggttAGCTGGGGAGGGTCTCCCCCTGGCTGGGTTTCCCCTTCCTGACTGGCATCGGCTCCCCTCGGCTGGTAGGGTGATGGGACTGGGGGCGGTATTAGGAGCCTATAAGACCCCCAAAtgggggctgtccctataaaattgggacatctggtcaccctagtttggggccccctccccagccagccttgACCTCTGACCTCCAGTCTCTTCCCCCCCAGGTAACGTCTGGGTCTACTCCATCTACCCCCCCGAGTACAAGGACCCCCAGAATCCGAACTTCTGCCACCGCCTCCTCTACCTCTTTGCCTTCTGGGTCACCACACTGGTGTACGTGGGGCTGGGGGTCGCGCTGCTGGCGGCTCTCGGCATCCTGGGCTGCCTGGTGCTGCTGCGGGCGCGGCTGCCCTGGCTGCAGCGGGGAGACCAGTACCCCTAGCCGGGGGGCAGACAGAGGGGGGTTAATAAAGGCCTGAACCGTGGCTGGTGAGCGGAGTCGTCCTTGTCGGTGGGGCACCTCCCGTCAGCCCCCTGGAGCGGCTACGCCTCAGCCAGACTCCCAGCATCCCCTAGGGCAGAGCCCACGGAGCCGGACTCCCCATGGCCGGAGCCGGACCCCTGCTTCAGCGGCAGCTGCGAGGGTCCTCCTGCCCCcttggctcagggcagggggtccaGGTAGGGCTGCCCTGCTGTGGCCCGAAGGGGGTAAGCTAGCCCCCTCCTGTGCACAGCCTCCTCCActccctgggggctgctggggggtgaggagggggccaCCCCACAGCCACACTCCCCTCAGCCCCGGGGCGCGGGCAGCCCTGGGGCCTCCCTTgagcctggaggggggacatgcgcTAGGGCACTGGCCTTCCGCCAGGGGGAGGGTAGAGGGGGAGGTTGTTAGTTTATGAGGGGGATGgcactgggggggaagggggctgtgggCCCCCAAAGCTACTGTCCTACTGGGGCACAGGCTTCCCCCACCCTTGGCACAGCAGAGAAGGTGACCTGTACCCACTGCCACCTCCAAGTGGCTGGGGGACCCCTAAGagacagagaggggagaggagctgggctggcccttgTCATGTGGTGAGCAGGCTCCCATCAGCTGCTGAGGTGACTGCCCGGACCCCCAGGGGTGGGTGTTGAATGCCCCCCCTTAGCTAGACTCCCATGAGCCGCTGGGGCAGGTGTCCCCCCTTAGCTAGACTCCCATGAGCCtctggggcaggtgttggggtgtCTCCCCCCTTAGCTAGACTCCCATAAGCCCCTGCTGCGGCCCCCTTGCACTGACTCCCATGAGCTTCTGGGGCATATGGCAGGCGTGTGCGCCCCCTCTTAGTGAGACTCCCATGAGCCCCTGGGGCAGGTGTCAGGGGTGTCCCCCTACCTTAGCTAGCCTCCCATGAGCCcctggggcaggtgttggggtgtCTCCCCCCTTAGCTAGACTCCCATGAGCCCCTGGGGCAGGTGTCGCAGTGTCTCCCCCCCTTAGCTAGACTCCCATGAGCCCCTGGGGCGGGCGGCCGTTGGGCCGGGCTCCCATCAGGCCCTGCGGCGGGCGGTCACGCGCGCGGGGGCGTCTCGCGGCGCCTGCGGCAGCACACGCCTCATGAATATTCATCAGGCGGGGGCGAGGAAGCGGAAGTGGCCCCGCCCTcatgccccgcccccccagccccaggcggaGCGGCCTGGGCCAATGGCAGCGCGGGGCTCCGAGCGGGCGGGAGACGGACAGCGCCGCGGGCCAATGGGCGGGCTGAGGGGCGGGGATAAGAGAGGGGCGGGGCAGGCCGTCAGCTGACGGCTGGGAGCGGAGCGGCCGGTGCTGCCACGAGATGGTGAGTCGGGGCCGGGACCCGCATTGCACGGAGCGGGGgatcccccccccgggggggccgGGACCCCCCCCCTTGCACGGAGCGGGGGAGCCCCCCCGGGGGGGCCTGGACCCCCCCGTGGCACGGAGCGGGGCAGCCGGACCCCATTGCACGGGGATCCCCGGACCCCCATTGCACGGAGGGGAGGCCCGGGCCTGGACCCCATTGCACGGAGGGCAGCCCGGGGGCCTGGACCCCATTGCACGGAGCGGGGATCCCAGGGGCCTGGACCCCCATTGCACAGCAGGCAGCCCCGGGCCTGGACCCCATTGCACGGAGCGGGCAGCCCCGGGGCCTGGACCCCATTGCACGGGGGGCAGCCCGGGGCCTGGACCCCATTGCACGGAGCGGGAGGCTCCCGGGGGCCTGGACCCCCCCCAATGCACGGAGCGGGGGATCCCCCGGGGCCTGGACCCCATTGCACGGAGCGGGAGCCCCCGGGGCCTGGACCCCATTGCACGGAGCGGATCCCAGGGCCTGGACCCCATTGCACGGAGCGGGGATCCCCGGGGCCTGGACCCCATTGCAGGCGGCAGCCGGGCCTGGACCCCATTGCACGGAGCGGGGGAGCCCGCCCCGGGGGGCCTGGACCCCATTGCAGGCGGGGATCCCAGGGGCCTGGACCCCATTGCACGGAGGGATCTGGGGGCCTGGACCCCATTGCACGGAGCGGGCAGCCCCGGGCCTGGACCCCATTGCACGGGGAGCAGGGGGCCTGGACCCCATTGCACGGAGCGGGCAGCCCCGGGGGCCTGGACCCCATTGCAGAGCGGGCAGCAGCCCGGGGGCCTGGACCCCATTGCAGGCGGCAGCCCAGGGGCCTGACCCCATTGCACGGAGCGGGGCAGCCCCCCCGGGGGGCCTGGACCCCCCCCATTGCAGGAGCGGGCAGCCCGGGGCCTGGACCCCCCCATTGCACGGAGCGGGGgagccccccccgggggggcctGGACCCCCCCCATTGCACGGAGCGGGGGATCCCCCCCCCGGGGGGCCTGGACCCCCCCCATTGCACGGAGCGGGCAGCCCCGGGCCTGGACCCCATTGCAGGCGGGGCAGCCCCGGGGCCTGGACCCCATTGCACGGAGGCAGCCCCGGGGCCTGGACCCCCCATTGCACGGAGCGGGGGAtccccccccgggggggcccGGACCCCCCCCATTGCACGGAGCGGGCAGGCCTGGACCCCATTGCACGGGCGGGCAGCCCCGGGGCCTGGACCCCATTGCACGGAGCGGGCAGCCCCGGGGGCCTGGACCCCATTGCACGGAGCGGGCAGCCCCGGGGCCTGGACCCCATTGCACGAGCGGGCCCGGGGCCTGGACCCCATTGCACGGCGGGCAGCCCGGGGCCTGGACCCCATTGCACGGAGCGGGCAGCCCGGGGCCTGGACCCCATTGCACGGAGCTGGCAGCCCCGGGGCCTGGACACCCCATTGCATGGAGCGGGCAGCCCCTGGGGCCTGGACCCCATTGCACGGAGCGGGCAGCCCCGGGGCCTGGACCCCATTGCACGGAGCGGGCAGCCCCGGGGCCTGGACCCCATTGCACGGAGCGGGCAGCCCGGGGCCTGGACCCCATTGCACGGAGCGGCAGCCGGGCCTGGACCCCCCCTGTTGCATggagctggggagcccccccTGGGGGCCTGGACCCCCCCTGTTGCATGGAGCTGGGGAGCCCTCCCCGGGGGCCTGGACCCCCCATTGcatggagctggggtggggcgtggTTGTTCTTGGCCTGTTATCTGGGGGGCTGGTAATGAACCACGGGGCCCGTTTCCCCGcgtggggctgggcggggaggggattctccatcacggaCCCGATTTCTATCTGGGCCGGATCCCTGCTGGCAGGACCCGCTGTCCCGGGACCCGGAACGGCAGGTGGCCCCGGTCTGGGTCCCAGCAGCCCTGACTAGTGGGTCCAGGGTCCCTTGTGGGAGCCAGGAACCCATCTCTGGGCCCCTCCCCTCACGCCTCTGCCCCACACACTTGCTCTGACCTCCCCCCCCAGACCACGGCGCTGACCCAGGGGCTGGAGCGGATCCCTGACCAGCTGGGCTACCTGGTGATCTGCGATGGAGCCGTGCTGGCGGTGAGTGCGAGGGGCAGGCAGGACTCCTctgcccagctccaggaggggagtgggggctggtgggtcagagcagagagggctgggagccaggactcctgggttctctccccagctccgggaggggagtggggactggtggtcagagcaggggggctgggagccaggactcctgggttctctccccagctctgggaggggagtggggactggtggtcagagcaggggggctgggagccaggactcctgggttctcttcctggctctgcgaGGAGAGGgcgggctggtgggttagagcagggggggctgggagccaggactcctgggttctctccccgactctgggaggggagcgggggctcagGGATTagagctggggggtgtggggtTTCTATACTCAGTTGTGCTGCTGACCCACTGTGTGAATCTgagggctgggcgggggggggggtccttacTCTCTCtaacccctggctcccccctcccctgctccgcaGTCGGCCGGTGACCTGGAGAACGCCGAGCACACGGCCGGGGTGATCTCGGAGCTGGTGGCCACAGCCTGCGGCTTCCGGCTCCAGCGTGGCCCCGACCCTCCCTTCAAACGCCTCTCAGGTGAGCCTGGGGGAGAAGGTGCTTGGGAGGCAGTTACTccggctgggcagggggcggaggTGCTGGCATGGGTGGGAGGGGTGttcgagggggtggggggctggtgcGGGTGGCCTGTCTCTGCCCACCCCTCGCAGGGGGTCTCATGCCGAACTCTCTCCCCCCAGTGGTGTTCGGGGAACACACCTTCCTGGTGACCGTCTCCGGCCAGAAGATCTTCGTGGTCAAGCGACAGAACCACTTGCGGGAGCCGGTCGCCGTCTGAGCCGCGGGGGCGGGTTCCACGCGCGAGTGTGGCTGGGTGAAACGGGGGGAGGGCTCCCCTTGAGTTCCTGGCCCTGGCTTGACCTGTGGGGGTGTCTCAGGCTGGTCGGGGACCCCGCCACCAGCTTTCCCCTGGCACCACCTGCCCCCCATGGCTGCACCTGCTAGGGCCAGCTGGGAGGGGTCTCCCACTTCACCAGGGCCccctgctggggcaggagggctcCAGAAATGCCCCCTGCAAATGCCCACACCTGGTGGCGACAGGACGGGAGGCTGCAGCGGCATCTGTGGGGCTTTCTGGAGATTTGGGGCGAGGGGAAATCGGTTCCGGCCAGGGGCCTCCCTGTAACTGTTCAGAGAATAAAGTGTCTTTCCTAGCTGGTCTGGGGGGTTTCCTTACtttggggcactgggggggggggctgtgggggccctaCCCCCCATGCTCGAGGAGAGCCCTTGAGGTGCCGTGGGTCACCACTACACCCTTTGCCCTCTGCAGCTACAGCCTGTGTGggtcacacgggggggggggcagctccccccagctcGCAGGGATGGCTCAGGCTCCCTGCACATGCAGCCAGTGGCAGTGGGTCATTCCTACGCGGAGTGACAGACTCCGGCAGCGCTGTTCCCGTAGGGGCCGGTTCCCTGCCCTCAGAGTGACTGGCTCCGGCAGCGCCGTTCCCGTAGGGGCCGGTTCCCTGCCCTCAGAGTGACTGGCTCCGGCAGCGCCGTTCCTGCAGGGGCCGGTCCCTGCCCTCAGAGTGACAGACTCCGGCAGCGCTGTTCCCGTAGGGGCCGGTTCCCTGCCCTCAGAGTGACTGGCTCCGGCAGCGCCGTTCCGCGGGGCGGTTCCCTGCCCTCAGAGTGACGGGCTCCGGCAGCGCCGTTCCCGCAGGGGCCGGTCCCTGCCCTCAGAGGGACAGACTCCGGCAGCGCTGTTCCCGTAGGGGCCGGTTCCCTGCCCTCAGAGTGACTGGCTCCGGCAGCGCCGTTCCCTCAGGGGCCCGTTCCCTGCCCTCAGAGTGACTGGCTCCGGCAGCGCCGTTCCCTCAGGGGCCCGTTCCCTGCCCTCAGAGTGACTGGCTCCGGCAGCGCCGTTCCCTGCCCTCAGAGTGACTGGCTCCGGCAGCGCCGTTCCCGCAGGGGCCGGATCCCGGCCCTCAGAGTGACTGGCTCCGGCAGCGCCGTTCCCGCAGGGGCCGGCTCCCTGCCCTCAGAGTGACTGGCTCCGGCAGCGCCGTTCCCGCAGGGGCCCGTTCCCTGCCCTCAGAGTGACTGGCTCCGGCAGCGCCGTTCCCGCAGGGGCCGGTTCCCTGCCCTCAGAGTGACAGGCTCCGGCAGCGCCGTTCCCGCAGGGGCCGGTCCCTGCCCTCAGAGTGACTGGCTCCCGTAGGGGCCGGTTCCCTGCCCTCAGAGTGACTGGCTCCGGCAGCGCCGTTCCCGCAGGGGCCGGTCCCTGCCCTCAGAGTGACTGGCTCCCGTAGGGGCCGGTTCCCTGCCCTCAGAGTGACTGGCTCCGGCAGCGCCGTTCCCGCAGGGGCCGGTCCCTGCCCTCAGAGTGACTGGCTCCGGCAGCGCTGTTCCTGTAGGGGCCGGTCCCTGCCCTCAGAGTGACAGACTCCGGCAGCGCCGTTCCCGCAGGGGCCGGTTCCCTGCCCTCAGAGTGACTGGCTCCGGCAGCGCCGTTCCCGCAGGGGCCGGTCCCTGCCCTCAGAGTGACTGGCTCCGGCAGCGCCGTTCCCTGCCCTCAGAGTGACTGGCTCCGGCAGCGCCGTTCCCGCAGGGGCCGGTTCTCTGCCCTCAGAGTGACTGGCTCCGGCAGCGCTGTTCCCGTAGGAGCCGGTCCCTGCCCTCAGAGTGACAGACTCCGGCAGCGCTGTTCCCGTAGGGGCCGGCTCTCTGCCCTCAGAGTGACTGGCTCCGGCAGCGCTGTTCCCGTAGGGGCCGGTCCCTGCCCTCAGAGTGACTGGCTCCGGCAGCGCTGTTCCCGTAGGGGCCGGTCCCTGCCCTCAGAGTGACTGGCTCCGGCAGCGCTGTTCCCGCAGGGGCGGTCCCTGCCCTCAGAGTGACTGGCTCCGGCCGGTTCCCTGCCCTCAGAGTGACTGGCTCCCGCAGGGGCCGGCTCCCTGCCCTCAGAGTGACTGGCTCCGGCAGCGCCGTTCCCGCAGGGGCCGGCTCCCTGCCCTCAGAGTGACTGGCTCCGGCAGCGCTGTTCCCGCAGGGGCCGGCTCCCTGCCCTCAGAGTGACTGGCTCCCGCAGGGGCCGGTTCCCTGCCCTCAGAGTGACTGGCTCCGGCAGCGCTGTTCCCGTAGGGGCCGGCTCTCTGCCCTCAGAGTGACTGGCTCCGGCAGCGCTGTTCCCGCAGAGGCCGGCTCTCTGCTCTTGGAGCGAGCGGCTCAGGCTCCGGCAGTGCCAGTCCCAGCTGActcccccatctctccccaccTCCACGTGCCAGAACCTTCCATTCCCCAGGacaggtgctggggggtgggtggtgctggctggggcagggtcaCGCTCCCATTGCTCTGCTTTGCCCTGGCTGCCCAGGCTCGCTGTgtctgcatccccccagccccacacggCCGGGTGCAGCGCCGGGCGGGCTGGGGCCCTCCTGCTCTCGGTCCAGGGGGTCGGCGCAGGGCGGGGTGTTAGGCTCCCCTGACAGGCAGCAAAGCCGGGCTGGTTCCATCCCAGGAGGTTTATTCACAGATACAAATCGCGGCCAGTTCAGagacaaataaataacaaaaaatgTAAATTAAAGTGCAGCGGGGGCCCCTGGTCCAGTGAGTCCCTCTAGGCtggatggggcgggggcagcctgagttacccccaccccccagtagcaggggacagggaatgtaCCTCCACTGAGGCATGTGGGGCTGGGACCTTCCagggggtggctcagggctgggccaggcgCCTTCCTTCCCTTGCCAGGCCAGGATAGAGGCTGGCAAAGCGCAGCTAgagtggtgggagggggcagccccagAGGCTGACGGGAGCTTGCCCCAGGGGCTGATGGGAGTCTGGCTcagtgggagggggcagccccaggggctgATGGGAGACTGGGTCTgaggcagctgctgccccagaggCTGATGGGAGTGTGGTTGGGTGGTGGGCAAAGCCCCAGG is a genomic window of Mauremys reevesii isolate NIE-2019 linkage group 14, ASM1616193v1, whole genome shotgun sequence containing:
- the LOC120381849 gene encoding transmembrane protein 272-like, which gives rise to MAEDPDGSRAPLLPGTAESPVHPALSFLGKVVLSALPIASIAIGAVYLGQCPRQHLLPYYLLVGGSTVLLFLLLSCLPCGDGTDPPQLSPGARGWRALLLLFLFAWFIAGNVWVYSIYPPEYKDPQNPNFCHRLLYLFAFWVTTLVYVGLGVALLAALGILGCLVLLRARLPWLQRGDQYP
- the LAMTOR4 gene encoding ragulator complex protein LAMTOR4, which translates into the protein MTTALTQGLERIPDQLGYLVICDGAVLASAGDLENAEHTAGVISELVATACGFRLQRGPDPPFKRLSVVFGEHTFLVTVSGQKIFVVKRQNHLREPVAV